GCTCCTCCGCCGACAAGAATGATCCCTCGCGTCATTATATCAGCAACAAGCTCGGGAGGCGTCTCTTCGATGGTTGCCTTGATATTATCAACCAATATCTTGATCGACCTCGAGAGCGCTTTTCTCACATGCGCATCATTGATAGCAACCTCTTTCGGAAGTCCCGTCACAAGATCCCTTCCGCGCATATTCATTTCAAGACCTTCTTCCTGGGCATATGCGGAACCTATGGCGATCTTTATGTCTTCCGCCGTTTTTTCTCCGAGGAACAGATTGAATTCATCGCGGGAATATTGGATTATATTCTCATTAAGCTCATCGCCGGCGATCCTCAAGCTCCTGCTTGCCACGATCCCGCCGAGAGAGATCACTGCAACTTCCGTCGTTCCTCCGCCGATATCCACGATCATGTTCCCGGCCGCTTCCTGGACCGGCATCCTGACGCCGATCGCAGCCGCCATCGGCTCCTCGATAAGATATGCTTCCCTTGCGCCGGCGCTGATGGCCGCATCAATGACAGCCTTCTTCTCCACTTCAGTGACTCCCGACGGAACGCCGATCACGACTCTCGGGCGAGGTATGAATGCAAAAGTCTTTTGATGAACTTTTTCAATGAAATATTTCAGCATTTGCTCCGTTACTTCGAAATCCGAAACAACCCCGTCCACTAGCGGGCGGGTTGCAATGATATGCGCGGGCGTCCTTCCGACCATTTTCTTCGCTTCTTTTCCGATCGCAAGGATCCTGCCTGTTTTTTTGTTGAGCGCCACGACAGACGGCTCGTTTATGACTATTCCTTTGCCCTTCACGTAAACAAGAGTGTTTGCCGTTCCGAGGTCTATCCCGATGTCATGGCTCAAATATCCGAATATTCTGCTGATCATATTTTTTGGTATATAAATTCTTATTCTGCTATTTTTTCCTTTACGGTTTTCATGAAATCTTTGATTTCGACGAGCTCGAATTCTTTCTTGCTTCGCTCTTTTATTTCCAGGCTTTTCTTCGCCAAGGTCTTTTCACTTACCACTATTCTTAGCGGAATTCCGATAAGATCGGCGTCCTTCAGCTTCACTCCGGAGGATTCGTCTCGGTCATCATATAGTACTTCAATCCCCTCTTTTTGTAAAGCTTCGTATATTCTGTCCGCATCTTTTTCCGACCCGTCTTTTTTTCCAAGCCTCACAAGATGCACCTGGAATGGAGCGACGGATTTCGGCCAGATCATACCGTTTTGATCGTGATAACGCTCAACGATCGTAGCGATGGTCCTGTCAACGCCTATTCCATAACAGCCCATATAATAAAGCTTGCCCTTGCCGTCCTTATCGGTGAAAGTCGAGTTCATCCTCTTGCTATAATAGTGCCCGAGCTGGAATATATTCCCGACCTCGATACCCTTTCCCCCCTTCATCTTCTTCCCGTCCGCACTCAAAAATCCGTCTTGCGCCATGGCGATATCACCTTCGATTGCCGGTTTATAGTCCCGATCGATGTTCACGTTCAACAGATCCCTGTTCTTCCTGTTCGCTCCGCCGTAAGCGTTCTTTATCGTGCGCAGGGACTCATCGGCGACAATAATAACTTTCTTGTCCATCCCGACCGGAGAAATGAATCCCGGTTCGCTTCCGAGCTCGCTGATCTCCTGTGAAGTTGCATGCCTCAAACTGTTCGCTTCGGTCAGATTCTTCAGCTTGGTCTCATTGACGTCATAATCGCCGCGAATGATCGCCAAGATGAACCGTTTCTTGTCATCTACGAACAGAACGTCTTTTATCTGAAGAAATAACGGCAGCTTATGCAAATTCACGCCGTCTTCCATTGTGTTTCCCCGGACCGCATCCACTTCCTCAAGTTTTTTTTCCGCTTCATCCAAGTTCTTATTTTCTTTCATAAACCTTGCAACATCTTCATGCGCGGCATATTTCCTGTCATCGGTCACCAGAAACCTGCTCTCGCCCGCATCGCTTTCAACAACGAATTCATGCGAATATTCCCCGCCGATATAACCGTTGTCGGATTCAACAACAACAGTTTCAAGCCCCATCCGGGCGAATATGCTCGCATAAGTTTCCCACATTTTCCGATATTCTTTTTTGAAATCTTCTTCATCGGCGTGAAAAGAATATGCGTCCTTCATGAGGAATTCCCTCACGCGAAGAAGGCCGCCTCTTGCGCGAAGCTCGTCTCGGAATTTCTGCGAAAACTGATAAACGCTGAACGGAAGATCCTTGTAGCTTATATTGAATTTCCTCACGAGATCAATGATCATCTCTTCAGCCGTTCCTCCGAGAACGAATGTGTTCTGCGAGCGGTCCTTGACCGTCATAAGCTCAAATCCGACCGACTCGGTCCTTTTTGTTTCCTTCCAAAGCTCGATGGGATGCAGAACGGGAGTGATCATTTTCAAAGAACCCGCTTTATCCATTTCTTCCTCAATGATCCTCACGACATTATCCCTGACCTTCATTCCAAGAGGCAGAAAATAATATCTTCCGGCGACCGACTCGCGGATAAATCCGGCCTGATATAATAACCTGTGACTGTCCAATTTGACATCAGCAGACACTTCCTTGGTCGTCTTTCCAAAAAGTTTAGATTGTCGCATAATATTTTATATACGTTTTATAAATTATTTTCGAGATACGCTGCGGCATATTTCGCAAACCAAATAAACCACAGAACGTCCGTCACGATAAACATCAGAAATGCTTTCTTCCTTTTTGAGGCGATCAGGTAATAGGTCACACCCGAAATGATGCCGGGCAACAATAGTATAGCCCCCGTCAAAACGTTGAGTATGAACGGGTCTGTTATGTCAAAGGAAAGGCGCGCCATCAAATTGAATAGGAGAATATACGATATTAACATTGAAAAAACAATAATCGCCATACTCGCAATTAGCTCATTCTTTTGAAATTTATCCCGTATTTTACTTAGCATAGATTTTATTCTTATATTTATAAAACAGGGTACATAAAGGCAAGTTGGACCTTGCCATAAATTATAGTTGTCTAACAATATTGACAGATTGTTAATTATGTGATATAAAGGAATGTGAATTTCATTTCCATTTAAAATGGATGACATTCCATAGACGGAGGTATAGAAATGTTACTACCGAAACCAGAAGAGTTGAAGGAAAGTTTTAACAAAGAAACAAAAGAAAAAAATGAAACAATCGCAAAGTGTATCGAAAAACTTCTTGAAAATGTCAACATTGTCGATTTTATGAGACAGGGGAAAAAAGAACTCCTAAAGCCAGGAGGAACGATCCAGAAAGAGATCAGGATGACCTCTGCAGAGATCGCGGAAGCCGAAATCGAGATAGTCGATCTCATTCAGCCGATAATCAAATTATTCGACGATATGGGCTACGCGGCATCAACCAGTGAAACGACAAGTGTCGGATTCAAGTTGAACATTTCGATCAAAGAAGGATATCTCGATCAGAAACCTCGCTAGGTTTCTGCTTTTTTAAAACATTTTGCGCTCATTTTATGCACATACCCGAAAGTAATGCATCAATGAACAAAAATAGTGAAGATACCGACGTGTTTTTATCCGAATAACCCGGTTATTTTCCCCCAAAGATCAAGCCTCAGGATATCTTTGAACGTGACTACCACCATAAGCAGCATCAGAAGGGCAAATCCGACATTATTCGCCTTCGCCTCCCATTCCTGGTTCAGCGGAGAGCCTTTTATCTTTTCTATGATCAAAAATAACAGCCTCCCTCCGTCGAGTGCCGGCAATGGAAGCGCATTGATGATCGCAAGATTCACGCTGATGATCGCGATAAAATTCAGAACAGTCATGAAACCCATAGCGGCAGCCTGCTGGGTCATTGACATAATGCCGACGGGACCCGAAACTTCAGCCGTTGTCGTGCCCGTCTTGAACAGCTGCATGATTATAAAAACAAATGCCGTTATTATCACCATCATCATCTGGATCGTATATTCGAATCCTTTTTGGATCGCCTCAAGCGGAGTGTATGAAAAAACCGCTATTTCAGCCAAACTCATACCCTCGGACAATGCTACGCCCAAGGCGCCTTCATTCTCATTCGTTTCCTTCCTGGGAACAACCTCTTTTATCATGTTCTCATCTCCCCTTGCTATCACGATTGCAACCTTCTCACCCCTCTTTTCATCAATAACAACCTGCAAGTCCCGTATGCTATAAATATTTGTTCCGTCTATACTCAGGATCTTGTCATCTTTTCTGAGGTCAGCCGCAAAAGCGGGAGAATCTTTTGAAACTTCAGTGATCGTAACACTCAGATCCTCCACAGGAACAATTTCTTTCGTCACATTCTCTTTCCCTCGCGCTACCACGATAACCGCCTTTTGATCCCCTTTCCCCTCGATCGCGCTTTGCAGATCCTTCACGCTTTGGATATTTTTCCCATCTATGCTTACGATTTTGTCGCCTGGCTTAAAATCATCATTAAAGGCGGTGGAATCTTTCGTAACTTCGCCGACAATAACACCAAAATCTCTGGCATTTTTCAATTTAGATATATCTTCTCCGGATATGCCCTGAGGAAACCCCACCATGAACAAAATACTGAATATCACGAAAGCAAGGAATACATTCATAATAACGCCAGCCGCTATGATCTGGAATCTCTGGAAGATGCTTCTGGAAGAAAAACTCCTCGGGTCATGTTTTTCCTCTCCATCTTCGCCCACGATCTTCACAAATCCCCCGAGCGGAACCCAATTTATGGTGTATTCGGTCTCGCCTTTCTTAAATCCGAAGATTTTCGGAGGAAATCCCAATCCGAACTCTTCAACCCTGACCCCGTATAGTTTCGCCATAAGAAAATGGCCAAGCTCATGAATAAAAACTATGGTTCCCAGAACCAGCAGAAAAATTATTATGGTCGAAATTATCATCTATTTTATATTTATATTGATTATCCCTGCCTGCTCAGATCGTCATTATTTCTTTTTCCTTTTTATCGCCATCCGCCTCTATGCTGCTATTATGCTCATCAATGATCTTCTGTATCTCTTCCTGTTTCCTGAATCTGTCATCTTCGCTTATATCTCCGTCTTTTTCCATATTCTTTATTTCGCGCATCGCTTCTTCTCTTGCATTCCTTGCAGCTATCTTTGCCTTCTCAAGAATTCCGCCGAGATGCTTTACAAGTTCTTTTCTCCTTTCTTCAGTCGGCTGCGGAATGTTTATCCTTATTTTTTCTCCGTCATTGACGGGGTTGAAACCCAGCTTCGCGCTATTGATCGCTTTTTCGATCTCCTTGAGCTGCCCTTTATCCCATGGCTGGATCACCAGACTCCTGGGATCCGGCACGCTTATCGATGCGACCTGTTTCAATGGGGTCGGAGTGCCATAATAATCTACCATGACACCATCCAGGAGTAAAGGATTCGCCCGCCCGACACTAAGGGTCACGATTTCGCTTTTCAGATACTCCCTGTTTTTTTCAAGCTCTTCTTTCAACTTTTTTATTATCATTTCCATATGCAATTTTAATTAGAAGTTAAATAATGCATTTCTCTGCCTCTTGGGCGGCGGCGGCGGAGTATAGAAAGATCCCACATAGGTCACGTCCGGATTGGTGTAGTCGCTTTCCGTATATCTTACGTCGCCTTTTATCGCAATGGCATAGCTGGACCAGGTTTTTCCCGCATCATCGCTCTTATACAATGCATTTCCCGCCCCATAATATATCTTATCGCCGATCAATCCTATCTTTTTCACTTGCGGAGCTGTTCCGATGGCCGTTTGCGCGGGAGTTATAGTGTTCAGCTTTTCCCAATTATTCCCCCCATCCTTGCTCACAACCACCAGATTAAGATATGTAAAATAGATAATTATCGGATTATATGGATGCAATGTTATATAGTTGATATTCGCAACGACAACCTCGGGCACGTCTTCCGAAATTTTGATACCCAGATCCTCCCATGTCTTCCCCTTATCCGTGGATTTTATGATACCCAGAGAGGTTTTCAGGACTATGCCGTTATTGTTGTTGTAATCGATCAATATATCCATGACCTCAGTTCCCACATCAAACCATTTGACCGTCTCCCAATTCAGGCCCCTGTTACTGCTCTTGATCAACCCGCCCTGAGCAGTTCCGATATAAACAACATTCGGACTTGCCGGATCGATCTCAACGGTATGAACCGTCTTGTTATTCTCGTCTGTAATATATTTTTCCTGCCAATTCTTTCCTCCGTCCTCGGATTTCAGGACAACTCCCCTTCCGTTATTGGTTGCGGCAAGATATATGATCTTATTGTTGTTCTTTTCGATCGCTATGTCATTAACAGTGGCATCAGGGCCCAGCACATTGCTTTCGTCAATGATCTTGATCCAGGAATCTGCGCCATTTTCGGTTTTATACAGGCCGTTGGATTCGGTGCTGACATACATGATCTTGCTGTCCTTCGGATCCAGTTTCATTCCAGTGATCACGATGCTGTCGAGAAAATCCCCTCCTTCGACATTGACCTTGTGTTCCCATGTCTTTCCGCCATCGACAGACTTGAATACGCCCTGATCGCTGTTTATCACTCTTTCAGGCGCAGTTTCTTTCTTGGTGAGATTTATGCAGCCCGTGAAATATATCGTCATAAAAACGAGAGTCGCAGCCAGTGATATTTTTTTTATTTTTGTTGTCATAGGATATGATTAATTTTTATATTCCTAAAATTAAATTTTCAAGTGCGAGTTTCAGATTAATGTTCTTTGTCAGAATATCTTCTTTCGTTTTTTTTATGAGATGTATTTTTCTTGCCCACTCGGCAATATCCGATCTTTTTCTTTCTTTTTCCATGGAATATCCGGAAACCAGCTCTTTCCTGAAACCGAATATCCAAAGATCCAAAAGACCGACTATCTTCTCCTCGTCATAATCGCTCATTGCTTCCGCTTTTTCCATCCTTTCGGAATTACTCCTTTTTGAGATCCCGGATAAATATTCAAGTTCGCCAACCAGTTCATTTTTCAAATCTTCGTTCTTTATAAGATCGATGATCTTTCCGGGCTTGTAACCGGATAATTCCATGATCGTTTCAAGGTCTTTTTCGTCTGCGGCTTCTTTCTTAAACCGAAGCCTCAATTCTTCTTTCGTGACCGGAAGGAATTTGAATATCTGGCATCTTGATCTTATGGTCTCAAGCAGCCTACCCGAATCGGATGTTAGCAATATCAGAATAGTGGTCTTGCCGGGCTCTTCAAGGGTCTTAAGGAGCGCATTCGACGCTTCTTCATTCATTCTTTCGGCCTGATCGATCACCGCCACTTTATATTTTGCACGATATGGAGAAAAACTCAGATTCTTTTCGAGCTCGCGTATCTGATCGACGATTATCTCTTTTTTATCCTCGATCGGCGAAACAAAAATAACATCGGGGTCTTTCTCTATATCCTGCCTGGGGTCCTCCAGAACCATTCTGCAAAAATCCAATGCCAGCGTCATTTTGCCGATATGTTCCGCCCCATCAAACAAATAGGCATGGGACATCTTATCCCGTGCATAAGATCTTTCAAGCAATTCTGCGATCTTCTTATTTCCGATCATGTTGTCTTTTAGAGCCATAATATTTGACGCCTATAGTCATAAATTAACATATTTTCCGAATATAATCAAATAATAAAACATAACTAAAAAGCTAAAATCAGGCGCTTTTGCGGTTTCCCCCGCCTTCCATGACGCTATCTATGAAATTTGCGATATTCTTTTCAAAATTCTCCCTCGAATACAGCATTGCATGGCCGCGAATCGCCTTTGGATCATATTTACCATAGTTATTCTTCAATCTTCGGACCCCGTCTGCAAGAATTTCCGGTATCATGTCGTTGAAAAATTCTCCGGTTACGCCCTCGATGACAGTCTCCGTCGCTCCGCCTTTCCTATAAGCGAGCACCGGCTTTCCAAAAGACATAGCCTCGCAGGGAGCGATCCCGAAATCATCTTCTCCGGGAAAAATGAACGCCTGGCAATTCTTGTAATATGCGGCAAGTTCATGCTCTTTCCTGAATCCCAGGAATCTGATATTCTTTCCGGCCATCCC
This DNA window, taken from Candidatus Paceibacterota bacterium, encodes the following:
- a CDS encoding rod shape-determining protein, with the translated sequence MISRIFGYLSHDIGIDLGTANTLVYVKGKGIVINEPSVVALNKKTGRILAIGKEAKKMVGRTPAHIIATRPLVDGVVSDFEVTEQMLKYFIEKVHQKTFAFIPRPRVVIGVPSGVTEVEKKAVIDAAISAGAREAYLIEEPMAAAIGVRMPVQEAAGNMIVDIGGGTTEVAVISLGGIVASRSLRIAGDELNENIIQYSRDEFNLFLGEKTAEDIKIAIGSAYAQEEGLEMNMRGRDLVTGLPKEVAINDAHVRKALSRSIKILVDNIKATIEETPPELVADIMTRGIILVGGGAMLRGLDKLISEQTKMPVKIADDPLTAVARGCGVVLEDIEKLRVILLSMEGERSPQ
- a CDS encoding proline--tRNA ligase: MRQSKLFGKTTKEVSADVKLDSHRLLYQAGFIRESVAGRYYFLPLGMKVRDNVVRIIEEEMDKAGSLKMITPVLHPIELWKETKRTESVGFELMTVKDRSQNTFVLGGTAEEMIIDLVRKFNISYKDLPFSVYQFSQKFRDELRARGGLLRVREFLMKDAYSFHADEEDFKKEYRKMWETYASIFARMGLETVVVESDNGYIGGEYSHEFVVESDAGESRFLVTDDRKYAAHEDVARFMKENKNLDEAEKKLEEVDAVRGNTMEDGVNLHKLPLFLQIKDVLFVDDKKRFILAIIRGDYDVNETKLKNLTEANSLRHATSQEISELGSEPGFISPVGMDKKVIIVADESLRTIKNAYGGANRKNRDLLNVNIDRDYKPAIEGDIAMAQDGFLSADGKKMKGGKGIEVGNIFQLGHYYSKRMNSTFTDKDGKGKLYYMGCYGIGVDRTIATIVERYHDQNGMIWPKSVAPFQVHLVRLGKKDGSEKDADRIYEALQKEGIEVLYDDRDESSGVKLKDADLIGIPLRIVVSEKTLAKKSLEIKERSKKEFELVEIKDFMKTVKEKIAE
- the rseP gene encoding RIP metalloprotease RseP — its product is MIISTIIIFLLVLGTIVFIHELGHFLMAKLYGVRVEEFGLGFPPKIFGFKKGETEYTINWVPLGGFVKIVGEDGEEKHDPRSFSSRSIFQRFQIIAAGVIMNVFLAFVIFSILFMVGFPQGISGEDISKLKNARDFGVIVGEVTKDSTAFNDDFKPGDKIVSIDGKNIQSVKDLQSAIEGKGDQKAVIVVARGKENVTKEIVPVEDLSVTITEVSKDSPAFAADLRKDDKILSIDGTNIYSIRDLQVVIDEKRGEKVAIVIARGDENMIKEVVPRKETNENEGALGVALSEGMSLAEIAVFSYTPLEAIQKGFEYTIQMMMVIITAFVFIIMQLFKTGTTTAEVSGPVGIMSMTQQAAAMGFMTVLNFIAIISVNLAIINALPLPALDGGRLLFLIIEKIKGSPLNQEWEAKANNVGFALLMLLMVVVTFKDILRLDLWGKITGLFG
- the frr gene encoding ribosome recycling factor, encoding MEMIIKKLKEELEKNREYLKSEIVTLSVGRANPLLLDGVMVDYYGTPTPLKQVASISVPDPRSLVIQPWDKGQLKEIEKAINSAKLGFNPVNDGEKIRINIPQPTEERRKELVKHLGGILEKAKIAARNAREEAMREIKNMEKDGDISEDDRFRKQEEIQKIIDEHNSSIEADGDKKEKEIMTI
- a CDS encoding YCF48-related protein yields the protein MTTKIKKISLAATLVFMTIYFTGCINLTKKETAPERVINSDQGVFKSVDGGKTWEHKVNVEGGDFLDSIVITGMKLDPKDSKIMYVSTESNGLYKTENGADSWIKIIDESNVLGPDATVNDIAIEKNNNKIIYLAATNNGRGVVLKSEDGGKNWQEKYITDENNKTVHTVEIDPASPNVVYIGTAQGGLIKSSNRGLNWETVKWFDVGTEVMDILIDYNNNNGIVLKTSLGIIKSTDKGKTWEDLGIKISEDVPEVVVANINYITLHPYNPIIIYFTYLNLVVVSKDGGNNWEKLNTITPAQTAIGTAPQVKKIGLIGDKIYYGAGNALYKSDDAGKTWSSYAIAIKGDVRYTESDYTNPDVTYVGSFYTPPPPPKRQRNALFNF
- a CDS encoding DNA polymerase III subunit delta', with the translated sequence MALKDNMIGNKKIAELLERSYARDKMSHAYLFDGAEHIGKMTLALDFCRMVLEDPRQDIEKDPDVIFVSPIEDKKEIIVDQIRELEKNLSFSPYRAKYKVAVIDQAERMNEEASNALLKTLEEPGKTTILILLTSDSGRLLETIRSRCQIFKFLPVTKEELRLRFKKEAADEKDLETIMELSGYKPGKIIDLIKNEDLKNELVGELEYLSGISKRSNSERMEKAEAMSDYDEEKIVGLLDLWIFGFRKELVSGYSMEKERKRSDIAEWARKIHLIKKTKEDILTKNINLKLALENLILGI